A single region of the Actinoplanes sp. SE50/110 genome encodes:
- a CDS encoding S24/S26 family peptidase, with product MAAILLMAAIAAWAIGTHRISYVVTHGISMNPVYYAGDLVVVVKSDSYEVGQIAAYHGVGGVETLHRIIGGDPDTGYVFKGDNNQSIDIPHPTADQLIGRAVLHVSQGGVWVRRLLSPATLGMVGFLIIGAGSPAGARTRRDLRRRRRERKAKGMAGQGGSWTAAAVVVKAVSRLHPLLRVLAVGTACCALTGLVLGVLSWMKPATQASPSSSSSGESVTFSYSAQVQSSAAYDGTVAYSPDPIYRKLAHFVDLRLQYHGKPGRIGVDARLSAQAWHSTVQLAQSRQFTADRYTGTVLLDLDGIDERVADAADAIGTDLTPVTIMVTAHIEHPDGTSFEPQLSLSLSSLQLSLSGDANSLIVSQSGRTSGGGIYPRQIAVLGHDLITAGRARTYALRLLLIAIVGIIGIGLAAVRHVPLATRAQIQRRYGHLLVPVEPLNGKQGEAVITVASVPALVKLAEKYGQMILTWTRPDGADDFVVRDDGVMYRFRITPQRPVTGKPPLSGVPHPARRSQRSAALGIASLVTAPPQHTTEATAATEPATPSPEPAAATAPDPSPEPAPAVPAEPAAASEPTPEPVAEAPASATEYPQPAPEPVVEAPTPATEYPQPAPEPVVEPAPENRQPGPQPVAEAPEPVAKAPASDSPEPTPSAPESAVPAPDEEELKKEPEDSEPAKADAADEGPEAAAETPVPEQRTEPPAEAGFAPPAEPESTSEADTTESSAEAVAAEEKAEASTEKEPMPAPVLEPGPSAEEEPAAEARPEVPAEAKPDAPAQVKPETAAEAKPETAAQAPAEAKPETAAESPAPAQAQRPRRTRKPRQKPESKPDPDPTIAAPETNAAPEAKVAQETTAATVPEAEATQERTAAAAPQAEAVTAGKTPQKRAPRRKPRPRKATPSPTETKATTPMSTEFAPAEVTAKAAVDERQAAEDLADRNKDLDEAITRKAVRDQAAADRARQQRLAKSAPRDPAYDFLPRNQRPDQPED from the coding sequence ATGGCCGCCATCCTGTTGATGGCGGCCATCGCCGCGTGGGCCATCGGAACCCACCGCATCTCCTACGTCGTCACGCACGGCATCAGCATGAACCCGGTCTACTACGCCGGGGACCTGGTGGTCGTCGTCAAAAGCGATTCCTACGAAGTCGGGCAGATCGCCGCATACCATGGTGTCGGCGGCGTGGAAACCCTCCACCGCATCATCGGCGGCGATCCCGACACCGGTTACGTCTTCAAAGGAGACAACAACCAGTCGATCGACATCCCGCACCCCACAGCGGATCAACTCATCGGACGCGCGGTCCTGCACGTCTCGCAGGGCGGCGTCTGGGTCCGCCGGCTGCTGAGCCCGGCCACCCTGGGAATGGTCGGCTTTTTGATCATCGGCGCCGGCAGCCCGGCCGGCGCCCGGACCCGCAGAGACCTGCGTCGCCGTCGACGCGAGAGGAAAGCGAAGGGCATGGCTGGCCAAGGGGGCTCGTGGACAGCGGCCGCGGTCGTGGTCAAGGCCGTCAGCCGCCTTCATCCCCTGCTTCGCGTCCTCGCCGTCGGGACCGCCTGCTGCGCGCTGACCGGCCTGGTCCTCGGCGTCCTGAGCTGGATGAAGCCTGCCACGCAGGCGAGTCCGAGCAGCTCATCGAGCGGCGAGTCGGTGACCTTCTCATACTCGGCCCAGGTCCAGTCGTCGGCCGCCTACGACGGGACGGTCGCCTACTCCCCCGACCCGATCTATCGGAAGCTGGCGCACTTCGTCGACCTGCGGCTGCAGTATCACGGCAAGCCCGGCCGGATCGGCGTCGACGCCCGGCTGTCCGCCCAGGCCTGGCACTCGACGGTGCAGCTGGCCCAGTCCCGCCAGTTCACCGCCGACCGGTACACCGGCACTGTCCTGCTCGACCTCGACGGCATCGACGAGCGGGTGGCGGACGCCGCCGACGCGATCGGCACCGACCTCACCCCGGTCACCATCATGGTGACGGCGCACATCGAACACCCCGACGGGACGTCGTTCGAGCCGCAGCTCTCCCTCTCGCTCAGCTCCCTGCAGCTGAGCCTGAGCGGCGACGCGAACAGCCTGATCGTCAGCCAGTCCGGCAGGACGTCGGGCGGCGGGATCTATCCCCGGCAGATCGCCGTGCTCGGCCACGACCTGATCACGGCGGGCCGGGCCCGGACGTACGCGTTGCGCCTGCTCCTGATCGCGATCGTGGGGATCATCGGCATCGGCCTGGCCGCGGTGCGGCACGTGCCGCTCGCCACCCGGGCTCAGATCCAGCGGCGGTACGGGCATCTGCTGGTGCCGGTCGAACCGCTGAACGGCAAGCAGGGTGAAGCGGTCATCACGGTGGCCTCGGTGCCGGCGCTGGTGAAGCTGGCGGAGAAGTACGGGCAGATGATCCTCACCTGGACCCGGCCGGACGGGGCGGACGACTTCGTGGTCCGCGACGACGGGGTGATGTACCGGTTCCGGATCACGCCGCAGCGTCCGGTTACCGGGAAACCGCCGCTGTCCGGGGTTCCGCATCCGGCCCGCCGGTCCCAGAGGTCCGCCGCCCTCGGCATCGCGTCCCTGGTCACGGCCCCACCTCAGCACACCACCGAAGCCACCGCGGCCACCGAACCGGCCACCCCGTCGCCCGAGCCCGCGGCGGCCACCGCACCGGACCCGAGCCCGGAGCCCGCGCCCGCGGTGCCCGCGGAACCTGCCGCGGCCTCCGAGCCCACCCCGGAACCCGTCGCGGAAGCCCCGGCTTCCGCCACGGAATACCCGCAGCCCGCCCCAGAGCCCGTCGTAGAAGCCCCGACACCCGCCACGGAATACCCGCAGCCCGCCCCAGAGCCCGTCGTAGAACCCGCCCCGGAAAACCGGCAGCCCGGCCCGCAACCCGTCGCAGAAGCCCCGGAACCCGTCGCGAAGGCCCCGGCGTCCGACTCTCCCGAGCCGACGCCTTCCGCACCGGAATCGGCTGTACCCGCACCGGACGAAGAAGAACTGAAGAAGGAGCCGGAAGACTCTGAGCCGGCAAAGGCGGACGCCGCAGACGAGGGGCCGGAGGCGGCTGCCGAGACTCCCGTCCCCGAACAGCGCACCGAACCCCCGGCCGAAGCGGGGTTCGCACCACCCGCTGAGCCGGAGTCGACGTCAGAGGCGGACACCACCGAATCTTCCGCCGAAGCGGTGGCGGCCGAAGAGAAGGCCGAGGCATCGACCGAGAAGGAGCCGATGCCCGCCCCGGTTCTCGAACCCGGCCCCTCAGCCGAGGAAGAACCCGCCGCGGAGGCGAGGCCGGAAGTTCCCGCGGAAGCGAAGCCCGACGCTCCCGCGCAAGTGAAGCCGGAGACCGCTGCGGAGGCGAAGCCGGAAACCGCGGCGCAGGCCCCCGCGGAGGCGAAGCCGGAGACCGCTGCCGAATCCCCGGCCCCGGCTCAGGCCCAGCGCCCCCGCCGCACCCGCAAGCCGCGCCAAAAGCCCGAATCGAAGCCGGATCCGGATCCCACCATCGCCGCGCCGGAAACAAATGCCGCGCCGGAGGCGAAGGTCGCGCAGGAAACGACCGCCGCAACCGTGCCGGAGGCGGAGGCCACGCAGGAAAGGACCGCCGCAGCCGCGCCGCAGGCGGAGGCCGTCACCGCCGGGAAAACCCCGCAGAAGCGCGCCCCCCGCCGCAAACCGCGCCCCAGAAAAGCCACCCCATCACCCACCGAGACGAAGGCCACCACCCCGATGAGCACAGAGTTCGCCCCCGCCGAGGTCACCGCGAAGGCCGCCGTCGATGAACGACAGGCGGCCGAGGACCTCGCCGACCGCAACAAGGATCTCGACGAGGCCATCACCCGCAAGGCTGTCCGTGACCAGGCGGCCGCCGACCGGGCCCGCCAGCAGCGGCTGGCGAAGTCCGCCCCGCGGGACCCGGCCTACGATTTTCTGCCCCGCAATCAGCGCCCTGACCAGCCCGAAGACTAG
- a CDS encoding ribonuclease domain-containing protein: MTTSLPRLRKLLLSLALILGLAGTALAVPSAAQAAVYSSCTISRCSAARTAYTGWQTLGWPLSSGWYVWPYGSYNYTGGTFQNREGYLPSATYNEYDVYSRAKGASRDAYRIVVNRSTKVAYFTPDHYVTFYKL, encoded by the coding sequence GTGACCACTTCCCTGCCCCGCCTCCGAAAGCTGCTGCTGAGCCTCGCCCTGATCCTGGGCCTGGCCGGCACCGCGCTCGCCGTCCCGTCCGCCGCCCAGGCCGCCGTCTACTCCTCGTGCACGATCAGCCGGTGCTCGGCCGCCCGCACCGCGTACACCGGCTGGCAGACTCTCGGCTGGCCGCTGAGCAGCGGCTGGTACGTCTGGCCGTACGGCAGCTACAACTACACCGGCGGCACCTTCCAGAACCGTGAGGGCTACCTGCCGTCGGCCACCTACAACGAGTACGACGTGTACTCCCGCGCCAAGGGCGCCTCGCGGGACGCCTACCGCATCGTGGTCAACCGCAGCACCAAGGTCGCCTACTTCACCCCGGACCACTACGTGACGTTCTACAAACTTTGA